The Planococcus halocryophilus nucleotide sequence GCATTGTTTAGTCTCTATATTTTACTTACAATTTATATGACGTTTGTCTTTAAATGGCCGTTTCGTTTCTCAGTAGGAGCTGTGATTTCTGCGTTCTTGCCTTTTGGAAACTTCATTTTAGATAAGCGTCTTGAGCAATGGCAGCAATTTAAAGCTTCTGTCGCCTGATCCAAACACTTGTGGAATTTTCCGCAAGTGTTTTATTTTATGGAAATATAATGAGCTCCTCTATAATAGAGTTATTGAAATGAATTAGGTGTGTGCGAACAGAAGAACAGGAGTTTTTAAAATGAAAAAGAAAAATAAAGAAGTCGGTTTAAAGCCGTTTTTGTCTTTATTATTAACGTTGAAAATTCCAAAGCTGGCACTCGCGATTGGGCTGATTGCCAGTTTAATCACGACACTAGTCGGCTTGGTCGTACCGTTGCTGACAAAAAACTTAGTAGATGGGTTTTCGTTAGAGTCGCTGAGTGTGCCTTTAATGGTAGGAATTGCTGTAGCTTTTATTGTGCAAGCTGTGATTAATGGGGTTTCGATTTACTTGCTCAGCATGGTAGGTCAGCGAGTCGTCGCAGGATTGAGAGAACGAATGTGGGCTAAGTTAATCCGACTACGTGTGGGTTATTTTGATCAACATTCGAGCGGGGAAACGGTTAGCCGTGTTGTAAATGACACAGGGATTGTACGGAATTTAATCACCGATCATTTTCCGTCGTTTATTACCGGAATCATCTCGATTATTGGTGCAGTCATCATTTTAGTTGTTTTAGATTGGAAGATGACGCTCGTCATGATGATATCGGTACCATTAACGATTGCCGTCATGTTCCCATTAGGGCGCAAAATGTCAAAGATTTCTCGGAATTTGCAAGACGAGACGGCTCATTTTACAGGACACGTTCAACAAACTTTAGGTGAAATTCGGTTAATGAAATCTTCAACAGCAGAAGATACGGAAGAAACTAGAGGCGTAGAAGGCATTGATAAATTATTTAAGTTAGGCATGAAAGAAGCAAAAATTTATGCGTTAATCGCACCACTCATGTACTTGGTCGTTATGGTGGTTATCGTGTCGATTATCGGCTATGGCGGAATTCGTGTAGCGAATGGAGAAATGTCGACCGGGTCGCTCGTTGCTTTTTTGTTGTATTTATTCCAAATCATCGTCCCCATGGCGACGTTTGCTCGCTTTTTTACAGAGCTTCAAAAAGCCAAAGGAGCGACAGAGCGCATTATTGGCATTTTAGAATTGCCGCTTGAAGAACCGGCGAAACAAGCGGACATCGATATTGCTAGCAAAACCTTGAGTATAGAAAATTTGAGTTTTTCGTATGATCAAGGAGAGCCTGTTTTGCAAGACGTATCATTTAAAGCACAACCTGGTGAAATGATTGCTTTTGCAGGGCCAAGTGGAGGTGGAAAAACGACCGTATTTGGTTTGCTTGAACGGTTTTACGAACCTTCATCAGGGGAGATTTTGATTGGAGACATGCCGATTCGAAACATCTCTATCGCTTCATGGCG carries:
- a CDS encoding DUF3817 domain-containing protein, whose protein sequence is MFKDALRTFRFMGLLEGSSLLILLFIAMPLKYFFDFPEAVSMIGPIHGALFSLYILLTIYMTFVFKWPFRFSVGAVISAFLPFGNFILDKRLEQWQQFKASVA
- a CDS encoding ABC transporter ATP-binding protein, whose product is MKKKNKEVGLKPFLSLLLTLKIPKLALAIGLIASLITTLVGLVVPLLTKNLVDGFSLESLSVPLMVGIAVAFIVQAVINGVSIYLLSMVGQRVVAGLRERMWAKLIRLRVGYFDQHSSGETVSRVVNDTGIVRNLITDHFPSFITGIISIIGAVIILVVLDWKMTLVMMISVPLTIAVMFPLGRKMSKISRNLQDETAHFTGHVQQTLGEIRLMKSSTAEDTEETRGVEGIDKLFKLGMKEAKIYALIAPLMYLVVMVVIVSIIGYGGIRVANGEMSTGSLVAFLLYLFQIIVPMATFARFFTELQKAKGATERIIGILELPLEEPAKQADIDIASKTLSIENLSFSYDQGEPVLQDVSFKAQPGEMIAFAGPSGGGKTTVFGLLERFYEPSSGEILIGDMPIRNISIASWRDQIGYVSQESAMMGGTIRENLTYGLPNAETIQTEELWRVTRMAYAEEFIREFSDGLNTEVGERGVKLSGGQRQRIAIARAFLRDPKILMMDEATASLDSQSEGIVQQALSRLMEGRTTLVIAHRLSTIVDADKIVFIEKGRVTGVGTHQELIATHSLYRDFAAQQLT